The following are encoded together in the Drosophila gunungcola strain Sukarami unplaced genomic scaffold, Dgunungcola_SK_2 000077F, whole genome shotgun sequence genome:
- the LOC128264722 gene encoding hexokinase type 2 translates to MDRELNGAMRSVSINSAQQNGHNNGVGGGTDETDRVGVARGGVIEAVLSASKTTNAAATAAAAATAAAAAAADTTNAATKLTTHSPQQIALLSAVEKKKMVHELCQQLLLTDEQVQELCYRILHELRRGLAKDTNPKANVKCFVTYVQDLPNGNERGKFLALDLGGTNFRVLLIHLQENNDFQMESRIYAIPQHIMIGSGLQLFDHIAECLSNFMAEHNVYKERLPLGFTFSFPLRQLGLTKGLLETWTKGFNCAGVVNEDVVQLLKDAIARRGDVQIDVCAILNDTTGTLMSCAWKNHNCKIGLIVGTGANACYMERVEEAELFVAEDPRKKHVLINTEWGAFGDNGALDFVRTEFDRDIDVHSINPGKQTFEKMISGMYMGELVRLVLVKMTQAGILFNGQDSEVLNTRGLFFTKYVSEIEADEPGTFTNCRLVLEELGLTNATDGDCANVRYICECVSKRAAHLVSAGIATLINKMDEPTVTVGIDGSVYRFHPKFHNLMVEKISQLVKPGITFDLMLSEDGSGRGAALVAAVACREDILNSKK, encoded by the coding sequence ATGGATCGGGAGCTGAACGGCGCGATGAGGAGCGTGTCCATAAATAGCGCCCAACAGAATGGTCACAATAACGGCGTTGGCGGCGGTACAGATGAAACGGACCGCGTGGGCGTGGCAAGGGGAGGCGTGATCGAGGCGGTACTGAGTGCAAGCAAAACtacaaatgcagcagcaacggcggcggcagcggcgacggcggcggcggcggcggcggcggataCTACAAATGCAGCGacaaaattaacaacacaCAGTCCGCAGCAAATTGCACTCTTATCCGCTGTAGAGAAAAAGAAGATGGTGCACGAGTTATGTCAGCAGCTGCTCTTAACGGACGAACAGGTTCAGGAGCTGTGCTACCGCATCCTGCACGAGCTGCGACGCGGCCTGGCCAAGGACACGAACCCGAAGGCGAATGTCAAGTGCTTTGTAACGTACGTGCAGGACCTGCCGAACGGCAATGAGCGTGGCAAGTTCCTGGCCTTGGACCTGGGCGGCACCAACTTCCGGGTGCTGCTCATCCATCTGCAGGAGAACAACGACTTTCAGATGGAGTCGCGCATCTATGCCATACCGCAGCACATCATGATTGGGTCGGGACTGCAGCTCTTCGATCATATCGCCGAGTGTCTATCGAACTTCATGGCCGAGCACAATGTGTACAAGGAGCGCCTGCCGCTGGGCTTCACCTTCTCGTTCCCCCTGCGCCAACTGGGCCTGACCAAGGGTCTGCTGGAGACCTGGACCAAGGGCTTCAACTGTGCCGGCGTGGTCAACGAGGATGTCGTCCAGCTGCTGAAGGATGCCATCGCCCGCCGGGGCGATGTGCAGATCGATGTGTGCGCCATCCTCAACGACACCACCGGCACGCTGATGAGCTGCGCCTGGAAGAACCACAACTGCAAGATCGGCCTGATCGTGGGCACCGGGGCCAATGCCTGCTATATGGAGCGCGTGGAGGAGGCGGAACTCTTTGTCGCCGAGGATCCGCGCAAGAAGCATGTCCTGATCAACACGGAATGGGGCGCCTTCGGCGACAACGGCGCCCTCGACTTTGTGCGCACCGAGTTCGATCGCGACATCGATGTGCACAGCATCAATCCGGGCAAGCAGACCTTCGAGAAGATGATATCCGGCATGTACATGGGCGAGCTGGTGCGTCTGGTGCTGGTGAAGATGACCCAGGCGGGCATACTGTTCAACGGCCAGGACTCGGAGGTGCTCAACACGCGCGGCCTGTTCTTCACCAAGTATGTGAGCGAAATCGAGGCCGATGAGCCGGGCACCTTCACCAACTGCCGCCTGGTGCTGGAGGAACTGGGCCTGACCAATGCCACCGACGGCGACTGCGCCAATGTGCGCTACATCTGCGAGTGTGTGTCGAAGAGGGCCGCCCATTTGGTGTCCGCCGGCATAGCCACGCTGATCAACAAAATGGACGAGCCGACGGTGACGGTGGGCATCGATGGCAGTGTCTATCGCTTCCATCCCAAGTTCCACAATCTGATGGTGGAGAAGATCTCGCAGCTGGTCAAGCCGGGCATCACCTTTGACCTCATGCTGTCCGAGGACGGTTCGGGACGTGGAGCGGCCTTGGTGGCCGCCGTCGCCTGTCGCGAAGACATCCTCAATAGCAAGA